The following coding sequences are from one bacterium window:
- the uvrC gene encoding excinuclease ABC subunit UvrC encodes MNKVLKEKIESAPHTPGVYIFKSGEEILYVGKARDLKNRLKNYLTMPEDPRIAILIKRANNIDYIITNSEEDALLLEANLIKIYKPRYNIRLKDDKKYPFIKITMERFPSISLTRNLKEPGITIFGPYVNAQSVRRTIRAIRKIFPIRTCKYKLPSDRKIKPCIDYQIGKCLAPCIDGNVNEEVYNNIVQNVIKFLKGQTSEIIKELEEKMKEAVSRLEFEKAKIYRDELLAITKLSKEQVVSRIGGENKDVCVVYRLGKSGIAYLLKIREGILVDRESYFLEVLEHDSEEEILKGFIMQYYSSASNPPDNIIIDKSFEDLPTVSSALKIKIRIATGEEKKLIEMAYENAKKELEEEIAKKKGAKKVHPGLVELSELLHMVKVPERIEACDISQLFGDERVGSFVCFVKNRLSKSNYRKYKIKGEYIDDPQMMYEVVKRRLDDEPLPDVILIDGGITQLNAAKKAKEELKKDVPLMAFAKRFDDLYLEDGRRIMVPKRSHLFSLLKILRDEAHRFAIQYHRKLRNKRFLEFPYKIKGIGPKTIEKLTHYFGSIKKIREASLEELKKAGINKKAAERIYKFFHSQNEFDSR; translated from the coding sequence ATGAACAAAGTTTTAAAAGAAAAAATAGAATCAGCCCCACACACGCCTGGAGTTTACATCTTCAAATCGGGAGAAGAGATTCTTTATGTTGGAAAAGCACGAGATCTGAAAAATCGCTTAAAGAATTATCTAACAATGCCCGAAGACCCACGAATTGCGATACTGATAAAAAGGGCGAACAACATCGACTATATAATTACAAACTCGGAAGAGGACGCCCTGCTTCTTGAAGCAAACCTTATTAAAATCTACAAGCCAAGATACAACATCAGGCTCAAGGATGATAAGAAATACCCCTTTATAAAAATCACAATGGAAAGATTTCCATCTATTTCGCTAACGCGAAATCTCAAAGAGCCTGGTATAACGATTTTTGGACCCTATGTGAATGCCCAATCCGTCAGGCGAACCATTCGCGCGATAAGAAAAATCTTCCCTATAAGAACTTGCAAGTATAAACTTCCTTCTGACAGGAAAATTAAGCCCTGCATAGACTACCAGATAGGAAAATGTCTGGCCCCATGTATTGATGGCAATGTAAATGAAGAAGTCTACAACAACATAGTCCAGAATGTAATAAAGTTCTTAAAAGGTCAAACATCCGAGATTATCAAAGAACTTGAGGAAAAAATGAAAGAGGCAGTTTCAAGGTTGGAATTTGAGAAGGCAAAGATTTATAGGGACGAGCTGCTCGCGATCACAAAACTTTCTAAGGAGCAGGTAGTATCAAGAATTGGAGGCGAAAACAAAGATGTCTGCGTAGTTTACAGATTGGGGAAAAGCGGTATTGCCTATCTCCTCAAAATAAGGGAAGGGATTTTGGTAGATAGAGAATCCTATTTCCTTGAGGTTTTAGAACACGATAGTGAGGAAGAAATCCTTAAAGGATTTATTATGCAATACTATTCATCTGCCAGCAACCCCCCTGACAATATTATAATTGATAAAAGTTTTGAAGACTTGCCCACCGTAAGCTCTGCACTGAAAATAAAAATAAGAATCGCAACAGGAGAAGAAAAAAAGCTGATAGAAATGGCTTATGAAAATGCCAAAAAAGAGCTGGAAGAAGAAATAGCTAAAAAGAAAGGCGCAAAGAAAGTACATCCAGGCCTTGTTGAGCTTTCAGAACTTTTGCACATGGTGAAAGTTCCAGAGAGGATAGAGGCCTGTGATATTTCTCAACTTTTTGGTGACGAAAGGGTAGGAAGTTTTGTGTGCTTCGTAAAAAATCGCCTTTCCAAATCAAACTACAGGAAATATAAAATTAAAGGAGAATACATTGATGACCCACAAATGATGTATGAGGTGGTTAAAAGGAGGCTCGATGACGAACCATTACCCGATGTAATCCTTATCGATGGAGGAATAACCCAATTAAACGCAGCAAAAAAAGCAAAAGAGGAGTTAAAAAAGGATGTTCCACTTATGGCTTTTGCCAAAAGGTTTGATGATCTTTATCTCGAGGATGGCCGAAGAATTATGGTTCCCAAAAGAAGCCACCTTTTTTCACTACTTAAAATTTTAAGAGATGAAGCCCATAGGTTTGCAATACAATATCATAGAAAGTTGAGAAATAAAAGGTTTTTGGAATTCCCTTACAAAATCAAAGGTATAGGGCCAAAAACAATAGAAAAACTCACACACTATTTTGGAAGTATTAAAAAAATTAGAGAAGCTTCATTGGAAGAACTAAAAAAGGCAGGAATTAATAAGAAAGCTGCAGAAA
- a CDS encoding HD domain-containing protein codes for MQNKENSRKYVRFILPSLNLQEFNQKLQDFSKILDLSGIGVFDDEFRLIFCAGLDRAFFEALPRELIRLQGEDHTWNLLQYAGLFGLFKHYNFEDGRIYTALLFFSKEPTIISGFLDYFCESIVREVILYRSVKNEFERTISGLEKLYKGNTIIASSEVFISGGYKRKGASDGATEFSPCLLKGEVVDKVKWLTAINYFQRKYVEFARVSFLGESYYVFGSFNRHISTCLIKYDFVKKLKAETERAKRGKIVRISTIAVEPWRKAYTVNFYMKPSRGLPEEWKRIFSVSGDKISESLIKSLQPILSIVKSKDLHTYLHLKNVARLSGIIAYEMGLDENELVYVQLAGLVHDIGKIVLPLELITKPQALGEMEMEMIKLHVKYSCDIVRDLDFLEGTLNYIRQHHERLDGSGYPDALKGSEISSASHAVIMADILDAMSSDRPYRRKRTFAEIEEEIEIGKNVKYDPKAVDIALKLLHNGLVVLPD; via the coding sequence GTGCAAAATAAGGAAAACTCTAGAAAGTATGTGAGATTCATCCTTCCTTCCCTTAACCTTCAGGAGTTCAACCAAAAACTTCAGGATTTTAGCAAGATACTTGATCTCAGTGGAATTGGTGTCTTTGATGATGAGTTTCGCCTTATTTTTTGTGCTGGGCTGGATAGGGCTTTCTTTGAGGCTCTGCCAAGAGAGTTAATCCGCTTACAGGGAGAAGATCACACGTGGAACCTTCTGCAATATGCGGGCTTATTTGGTTTGTTTAAACATTATAATTTTGAAGATGGGCGAATCTATACTGCATTACTTTTCTTTTCTAAGGAGCCCACTATAATTAGCGGCTTTCTCGATTATTTCTGTGAATCAATTGTGAGAGAAGTGATATTGTATAGGAGTGTCAAGAACGAATTTGAGCGAACCATAAGCGGTCTTGAGAAGTTATACAAAGGGAATACAATTATTGCTTCCTCCGAAGTTTTTATCTCTGGTGGATACAAGAGAAAAGGTGCGTCCGATGGCGCTACCGAATTTTCTCCTTGCCTTTTAAAAGGAGAGGTAGTGGATAAGGTAAAATGGTTGACTGCTATTAATTACTTTCAAAGAAAATATGTTGAATTTGCGAGGGTAAGTTTCCTGGGTGAGAGTTACTACGTTTTTGGCAGTTTTAATAGACATATTTCCACTTGTCTTATTAAATATGATTTTGTAAAGAAGTTAAAGGCAGAAACTGAACGGGCCAAGAGGGGTAAAATTGTTCGGATCTCAACAATAGCTGTGGAGCCATGGAGAAAGGCATATACCGTTAATTTTTATATGAAACCGTCCAGAGGGCTACCCGAAGAATGGAAAAGGATTTTTAGCGTTAGTGGAGATAAAATCTCTGAGAGCCTCATAAAATCTCTACAACCCATTTTATCCATTGTCAAAAGTAAGGATTTACATACTTACCTTCATCTTAAAAATGTCGCAAGACTATCGGGAATTATAGCTTATGAGATGGGGCTTGATGAGAATGAATTAGTATATGTACAGCTTGCAGGTCTTGTACACGATATCGGGAAGATTGTTTTGCCCTTAGAACTGATAACAAAGCCTCAGGCCCTTGGTGAAATGGAAATGGAAATGATTAAACTTCATGTGAAATATTCTTGTGATATTGTTAGAGATCTCGACTTTTTGGAGGGAACTTTGAATTATATAAGACAGCATCACGAAAGGCTGGATGGCTCAGGTTATCCGGATGCACTGAAGGGGAGTGAAATTAGTTCTGCATCACATGCGGTTATAATGGCTGACATTCTTGATGCCATGTCATCCGACAGACCTTACCGAAGAAAACGCACTTTTGCTGAGATAGAGGAAGAAATTGAAATAGGAAAAAATGTCAAGTATGATCCAAAGGCTGTAGATATTGCCTTAAAACTTCTTCACAATGGTCTTGTAGTCCTTCCTGACTGA
- a CDS encoding molybdopterin-dependent oxidoreductase produces MKRSICARDCYDTCFFKTAYDGERLNISPEREHPITAGFLCYKGMHMNEWALSERRLKYPLFQVRKGSGQFQNLSWDGAFYIFKSAIDEVVCKYGPDKILVFEFAGTRGIINRFFPYRFFNKLNATFVNHNVCDSGGDEALKDVYGTSVGLSPEDVKNSGLIVYWGINPVKTNLHGYNYFRRRNFEIWVVDVRRSETAVSNNFIKIKPGTDIFFALLVAKILIDRKWYNEGFVLQNSIGFHEFKEYLDKYTFDYLSEKCGVSFSLVEKFALKFYEKRGIVHIGYGFQRSKEGPSSVAFISYLPFLVGNLPGFIYNMDVGLDKDYVKGFNLRTKEPKYILQSKLAEAIENDEVKLLFVYNANPLTTNPNVNRLRKAIVDKGVFVVTHDLFLTDTAIFSDLVFPAKSFFEYF; encoded by the coding sequence ATGAAAAGATCGATTTGTGCGAGGGATTGTTATGATACCTGTTTTTTCAAAACTGCATATGACGGGGAACGCCTAAACATTTCCCCTGAAAGAGAGCATCCCATCACTGCTGGTTTTCTTTGCTACAAAGGGATGCACATGAACGAGTGGGCTCTTTCAGAAAGGCGTTTGAAATATCCTTTGTTTCAAGTTAGAAAAGGCTCCGGGCAATTTCAAAATTTGTCTTGGGACGGTGCCTTTTACATATTCAAAAGTGCCATTGATGAGGTTGTCTGTAAGTATGGACCGGATAAGATTCTTGTCTTTGAATTTGCAGGTACACGGGGAATTATTAATCGGTTTTTCCCATACCGATTTTTTAATAAATTAAATGCCACCTTTGTAAATCACAATGTTTGTGATTCAGGTGGAGATGAGGCTTTAAAGGACGTTTATGGAACATCTGTCGGGCTGTCACCTGAAGATGTGAAAAATTCGGGTTTGATTGTCTACTGGGGGATAAATCCCGTTAAAACTAATCTTCACGGGTACAACTATTTCAGGAGACGAAATTTCGAGATCTGGGTCGTGGATGTAAGGAGAAGCGAAACTGCAGTTTCCAACAATTTCATTAAGATTAAACCGGGTACTGACATTTTTTTTGCCCTGCTTGTAGCTAAAATTTTAATTGATAGAAAGTGGTATAATGAAGGGTTTGTTTTACAGAACTCTATAGGTTTTCATGAGTTTAAAGAGTATCTTGATAAGTATACTTTTGATTATTTATCGGAGAAGTGCGGTGTATCATTCTCCTTAGTGGAAAAATTTGCGCTAAAGTTTTATGAGAAAAGAGGCATTGTACATATTGGATATGGATTTCAGAGGAGCAAAGAAGGGCCTTCGTCTGTGGCCTTTATATCCTATCTACCTTTCCTCGTAGGAAACTTACCGGGATTTATTTACAATATGGACGTTGGACTGGATAAAGATTACGTAAAAGGTTTTAATTTAAGGACGAAGGAGCCGAAGTACATATTACAATCCAAGCTCGCTGAAGCCATTGAAAATGATGAGGTTAAATTACTTTTTGTCTATAATGCCAATCCGCTAACGACAAATCCAAATGTAAACAGGCTGAGAAAGGCAATTGTTGATAAGGGAGTTTTTGTTGTTACCCACGACCTCTTTTTGACAGATACTGCAATTTTTTCAGACCTCGTTTTTCCAGCCAAGTCCTTTTTTGAATACTTTG
- a CDS encoding molybdopterin dinucleotide binding domain-containing protein: LNEKVFEGWGMSNYELMKEFARYYGFSDPELFESEKRVAENVLKPVGITLEELSRGGYARIDRPFRIETTSGKVEFVSQRRRLRGVPDFPDLEEFNTQKQNDDGMLRLLSVTYGDTISSQYHNTLLKDEKRIFISPKDALKLGLNEGDEVIVFNENGKVFTKVHIDNSLSEGCAFMYKAFWKSIAGFTVNELTSDDVVKQFGFQAAYHSTYVKVEKKN; this comes from the coding sequence CTAAACGAGAAGGTTTTTGAGGGGTGGGGGATGAGCAATTACGAATTGATGAAAGAATTTGCACGTTATTATGGTTTCAGTGATCCGGAACTTTTTGAATCGGAAAAGAGAGTTGCTGAAAATGTTTTAAAGCCTGTTGGGATTACTCTTGAAGAACTATCAAGGGGCGGGTATGCAAGAATAGATAGACCTTTTAGAATAGAGACCACTTCTGGAAAAGTTGAATTCGTTTCCCAAAGACGAAGGCTTCGAGGAGTTCCTGATTTCCCTGATCTTGAAGAATTTAACACCCAAAAGCAGAATGATGACGGCATGCTGAGGCTTCTTTCGGTTACCTATGGAGACACTATATCCAGTCAATATCATAATACCCTTTTAAAGGATGAGAAGAGGATTTTTATTAGTCCGAAGGATGCTTTGAAACTGGGTCTTAATGAGGGAGATGAAGTTATTGTGTTCAATGAAAATGGAAAAGTTTTTACAAAAGTCCATATTGACAACTCGCTGTCTGAAGGTTGTGCGTTTATGTACAAAGCTTTCTGGAAGTCCATCGCCGGCTTTACCGTTAACGAGCTTACCAGCGATGACGTGGTCAAACAATTTGGCTTTCAGGCAGCCTATCACAGTACTTACGTTAAGGTGGAGAAAAAAAATTAA
- a CDS encoding aspartate 1-decarboxylase codes for MFLTVLKSKIHRIAVTDKNLHYEGSITIDEDLMEEAGLVPNERVEVYNINNGERFSTYVIPGRKGTKECVLNGATARKGEVGDLLIVVAFAIIDSEEAKSFKPKVVYLNQ; via the coding sequence ATGTTTCTTACGGTCCTTAAGTCAAAGATTCATAGGATTGCTGTAACTGACAAAAATCTCCATTATGAGGGTAGTATCACTATTGACGAAGATTTAATGGAAGAGGCAGGCCTTGTTCCCAATGAAAGAGTTGAGGTTTATAACATTAACAATGGCGAAAGGTTTTCCACTTACGTTATTCCAGGTAGAAAAGGCACCAAGGAATGTGTCCTTAATGGTGCAACGGCGAGGAAAGGAGAGGTGGGTGATCTTTTGATTGTGGTTGCTTTTGCAATAATAGACTCCGAAGAAGCGAAAAGCTTTAAACCTAAAGTTGTATACCTAAATCAATAG
- a CDS encoding S41 family peptidase, whose amino-acid sequence MVLLFILFINSTFLGQPVDWALTPSLSPDGNRIAFSFHGDLWVAYSNGGLAIRMTASDGFEGTPIWSPDGKWICYLSDESGNSEIYIVPSDGSAPPERLTYHPAYEMLLAFSEDSKFIYFSSSMYDFRGGVYRISIKGGNPEKVFDFEVNSLAQIDGTRFLIERGNEPWYRKGYRGPADREIWAYDAVSKKFTRLTNNDLRDTRPMYSSKTGKIYFLSNRADNGITNLFEMDITGRNVKQLTNFDEEINWASISQDGSRIVMESLGRLYIYDCVKGELIRPDIRVVEDFDPKGSLTMSISDNITDFSISPDGKEIAFIALGDVFVSCIDTASIDYGKVVRITRTPAPEKDITWSPDGKRLYFSSLRDGNYNIYMVYPRSEDRFTRDYSFAEECVIRGDGTEKEPLISPDGSMIAFKRGKGKLFVKDLKSGKEFRVGNHNDVLWVSWSSDSRWLAYSRTELGPREDVYVVRAKEGAVPVNITDHPNDDYKPMWTKDGKRLFFASRNYEGDWWVKYIFLSEKDFRNKKELLRSIKENDSLRDTLAIEFDGMRDRTITVYRFRAYYNYYTISPNGLYIAVQAEDLNGNDLWIVDHEGKNPRRISKGNLKPIKIEFSNDGEWLAFLSEKGTLYLCDVKKGDYREINLKGDVSISYHDLYRNLLLEGWWMLKDGFYDERMHGVDWEAMFSKYSKYTGFIKTYNEFNNVTYRMLGELNASHLGVWQEYRGKREDFGDLGIVIDNSYEGPGVRVARVIKRSPADVEGIKAGDIILSLDGQKVERERQFAFYLKDKFGEKVAVELLRGYGRKRDTIFINTVSYWTIRDLIYKEWVSRNREIVDSLSGGKFAYLHIRGMGDENYREFEKDIYENRDKIGLILDIRYNGGGHIHDELLNFLRRTHYLVEQERDGLPEYNSLFRWDKPIVLLINEHCFSDAEIFPAGFKKLGLGKVVGVPTFGGVIGTNNYTLFDGKTVFRQPSEGWFYEPYGVSLENTSVEPNIYVENEIVQDNISLDNQLLKAIEVLKEMVGD is encoded by the coding sequence ATGGTGCTGCTCTTTATTTTGTTTATAAATTCAACATTTTTGGGACAACCGGTGGATTGGGCATTAACCCCATCCCTTTCCCCAGACGGAAATCGTATAGCCTTTTCCTTTCACGGTGACCTATGGGTTGCATATTCTAATGGCGGGCTTGCTATAAGGATGACGGCTTCCGATGGTTTTGAGGGTACACCCATCTGGTCTCCTGATGGTAAATGGATCTGCTATCTCAGCGACGAGAGTGGAAATAGCGAGATCTACATAGTACCTTCTGACGGGAGTGCACCACCAGAAAGGCTAACCTATCACCCTGCTTATGAGATGTTGCTTGCTTTCAGTGAAGATTCTAAGTTTATTTACTTTTCAAGTTCAATGTATGATTTCAGGGGAGGAGTTTACAGGATTTCAATAAAAGGCGGTAATCCAGAGAAAGTTTTTGATTTCGAAGTGAACAGTTTAGCTCAAATAGATGGCACCAGGTTTTTAATAGAGAGAGGAAATGAACCCTGGTACAGAAAGGGTTATAGAGGCCCTGCAGACCGAGAAATATGGGCTTATGATGCAGTTTCTAAAAAATTTACCAGGCTTACCAACAACGATTTGAGAGATACAAGGCCAATGTACTCCTCGAAAACTGGTAAAATTTATTTCCTTTCAAACAGGGCAGACAACGGAATTACTAACCTTTTTGAAATGGATATAACTGGAAGAAATGTAAAGCAGTTAACCAATTTCGATGAAGAGATTAACTGGGCTTCTATTTCACAGGATGGGAGCCGGATTGTAATGGAATCATTGGGGCGTTTGTACATCTATGATTGCGTAAAAGGCGAGCTTATAAGACCTGACATCAGAGTTGTTGAAGATTTTGACCCTAAGGGCTCCTTGACCATGAGTATCTCCGATAATATTACTGATTTTTCAATATCTCCCGATGGAAAAGAGATTGCCTTTATTGCCCTTGGTGATGTCTTTGTTTCTTGCATAGATACAGCTTCAATTGATTACGGGAAAGTTGTAAGAATAACCAGAACACCTGCTCCAGAAAAGGACATTACATGGTCACCCGACGGAAAGCGCCTTTATTTTAGTTCTTTAAGGGATGGCAATTACAACATCTATATGGTATACCCACGTTCGGAAGATAGATTTACCAGAGATTACTCCTTTGCAGAAGAATGTGTAATTAGAGGTGATGGAACGGAGAAAGAACCCCTTATATCTCCAGACGGCTCGATGATTGCCTTCAAGAGGGGCAAGGGGAAACTTTTTGTTAAAGATTTGAAAAGCGGTAAAGAATTCAGAGTGGGCAATCACAATGATGTGTTATGGGTTTCTTGGTCCTCCGATTCTCGCTGGTTGGCTTATAGCCGTACAGAATTAGGGCCAAGAGAAGATGTATATGTTGTGAGGGCTAAAGAAGGGGCTGTGCCTGTAAACATTACAGACCATCCAAATGACGATTATAAACCAATGTGGACAAAAGATGGAAAAAGGCTTTTCTTTGCTTCGAGAAACTACGAAGGCGATTGGTGGGTGAAGTACATTTTCCTTAGCGAAAAGGATTTCAGGAATAAAAAGGAGTTGTTGAGAAGCATTAAAGAGAATGATTCCTTAAGGGACACCCTTGCTATTGAATTTGATGGTATGAGGGATAGAACTATAACGGTGTACAGATTCAGGGCTTATTATAACTACTACACCATCTCTCCCAACGGCCTATACATTGCGGTACAGGCTGAAGATTTAAATGGCAATGACCTCTGGATTGTGGATCATGAAGGAAAAAATCCCCGAAGAATTAGCAAGGGCAATCTGAAACCCATTAAGATTGAGTTTTCCAATGATGGTGAGTGGCTTGCTTTTCTCTCCGAGAAAGGGACGCTCTATCTCTGTGACGTTAAAAAGGGAGATTATAGAGAAATTAACCTGAAAGGAGATGTTTCTATAAGTTATCATGACCTTTACCGTAATCTTCTCCTTGAGGGTTGGTGGATGCTAAAAGATGGATTTTATGATGAAAGGATGCACGGCGTTGATTGGGAAGCGATGTTTTCTAAGTATTCTAAGTATACTGGTTTCATAAAAACTTACAATGAATTTAACAATGTTACTTATAGAATGCTTGGGGAACTCAACGCCTCTCACCTTGGGGTTTGGCAGGAATACAGAGGTAAAAGGGAAGATTTTGGAGATTTAGGTATCGTAATAGACAATTCTTATGAAGGTCCAGGAGTACGGGTTGCGAGGGTTATCAAAAGGTCACCGGCAGACGTAGAAGGAATTAAGGCTGGCGATATAATTCTTTCACTGGATGGGCAAAAGGTAGAAAGAGAAAGACAGTTTGCTTTCTATCTTAAAGATAAGTTTGGAGAAAAGGTGGCTGTAGAGTTATTGCGTGGTTATGGGAGAAAAAGGGATACGATATTTATTAATACCGTTTCTTATTGGACCATAAGGGATTTGATTTACAAAGAGTGGGTCAGTAGAAATAGGGAAATAGTGGATAGCCTTTCCGGTGGAAAATTTGCTTACCTTCACATCAGAGGTATGGGGGATGAGAATTACCGAGAATTTGAAAAAGATATTTACGAGAATCGCGATAAAATTGGCTTGATTCTTGACATTAGATATAATGGAGGAGGACATATCCACGATGAACTCCTCAATTTTTTGAGGCGAACTCATTACTTAGTGGAACAGGAGCGGGATGGTCTTCCAGAGTATAACAGTTTGTTCCGCTGGGACAAACCAATAGTCCTGCTCATTAATGAGCATTGCTTCTCTGATGCTGAGATATTTCCTGCTGGTTTTAAAAAGCTGGGTCTCGGAAAAGTTGTTGGAGTTCCTACCTTTGGCGGTGTAATAGGCACAAACAACTATACTTTGTTTGATGGGAAAACAGTTTTCAGACAGCCCAGTGAGGGGTGGTTTTATGAACCTTATGGGGTGAGCCTGGAAAATACCTCCGTCGAACCAAATATTTATGTAGAAAATGAAATTGTTCAAGACAATATCTCTTTGGATAATCAATTGTTAAAAGCGATTGAAGTTTTAAAAGAGATGGTAGGGGATTAA
- a CDS encoding sugar phosphate nucleotidyltransferase yields the protein MKVLIPVGGRGTRLKPHTLTTPKPLITVAGKAILFHIIDRILPYNPEEILLVIPPDGENIYKAVKNEYSNMKVNYAVQEQPLGLGHAIYVGLDLALNSELLIVLGDTIIDITLKPEDFKEDFIGVKEVENPSRFGVAVVDQDGYIVQVVEKPSHFISNLAISGIYYFRNTSILKESLEHIIKNEIKTKGEYQLTDAIQHMLTKGFRPRAIHIEEWYDCGTVESLLATNKFLLLKHSNKKTFPNTLIIPPCFIEDEAEIANSLIGPYVSIGKGAKIFNSIIQNSIINEFAEVENVIITSSIVGKESYLKGSAKIVNIGDSSEMVEG from the coding sequence ATGAAAGTGCTTATACCCGTTGGAGGAAGAGGGACGAGACTAAAACCCCATACCCTCACCACACCAAAGCCCCTAATAACTGTTGCAGGAAAAGCCATCCTTTTCCATATAATTGACAGAATACTGCCTTACAATCCTGAAGAGATTTTGCTGGTCATTCCTCCCGATGGAGAAAATATATACAAAGCGGTAAAAAATGAGTATTCGAATATGAAAGTGAACTATGCCGTTCAGGAGCAACCCTTAGGTCTGGGACACGCAATATATGTGGGATTAGACCTCGCTCTTAATTCTGAGCTTTTGATAGTTCTCGGAGACACAATTATTGACATAACTTTAAAACCCGAAGATTTTAAAGAAGATTTTATAGGGGTCAAGGAAGTTGAGAATCCCTCCAGATTTGGAGTAGCCGTGGTGGATCAAGATGGGTACATAGTTCAAGTTGTGGAAAAACCCTCCCATTTCATTTCCAACCTCGCTATCTCTGGAATTTATTATTTCAGAAATACCTCAATACTTAAAGAATCCCTTGAACACATTATAAAAAACGAGATTAAAACAAAAGGGGAATACCAGTTGACCGATGCGATACAGCACATGCTCACAAAAGGATTTAGACCCAGAGCTATTCATATAGAAGAGTGGTATGACTGTGGAACTGTCGAATCCCTCCTTGCAACAAATAAGTTTTTACTTTTGAAACATTCCAACAAAAAAACGTTCCCAAATACTTTAATAATTCCACCTTGCTTTATTGAAGATGAAGCAGAAATTGCCAATAGCCTTATAGGTCCTTACGTTTCTATCGGGAAGGGAGCGAAAATCTTCAATTCAATCATCCAAAACTCAATAATTAACGAATTTGCCGAGGTAGAAAATGTAATTATTACTTCCTCTATAGTTGGAAAAGAATCCTACCTTAAAGGATCCGCCAAAATAGTTAACATTGGAGATTCCTCAGAGATGGTAGAGGGTTAA
- a CDS encoding bifunctional phosphoglucose/phosphomannose isomerase: MLELIKSLPNQIEEALQYELPLFEMPKRIFICGMGGSAIAGDISKTIAKNSKVPIEVVRDYSLPAYASKGDLLIASSYSGDTEETVSAFEDGKSKNLTLLAISSGGKLENLAKKYEVPHIKIPQGYPPRTALGYLLTPIIKVLKNFGIIDDKTFEDYISLPQFLKNLQEEFEKENSLAIELASKYYKRIPVIYTSTALYPIALRWKAQINENSKAFCHTMEFPEMNHNEINGIKNPAGRCEDLWVTFLQDEEDHPRIKLRFEITKELIENSIQGYSIIESKGNNWVQRIFYLIYLGDYVSLYLAKFYKEDPISIPRISELKRRLSQ; this comes from the coding sequence ATGTTGGAACTAATAAAAAGCCTTCCTAATCAAATCGAAGAGGCTTTGCAGTACGAATTGCCTCTCTTTGAAATGCCAAAAAGAATTTTTATATGCGGTATGGGTGGTTCTGCAATCGCGGGCGACATCTCAAAAACCATTGCTAAAAACTCAAAGGTTCCCATTGAGGTAGTCAGAGATTATTCTCTTCCTGCCTATGCCTCAAAAGGGGATCTATTAATTGCCTCAAGTTACTCTGGAGATACTGAAGAAACCGTCTCGGCTTTTGAGGATGGCAAAAGCAAAAATCTAACCCTTTTAGCTATTTCCAGCGGCGGAAAACTGGAAAACCTCGCTAAAAAATATGAAGTGCCACACATTAAGATTCCTCAAGGGTATCCGCCAAGAACAGCCCTTGGTTATCTGCTTACCCCCATTATAAAAGTTTTGAAAAATTTCGGTATAATTGATGATAAAACTTTCGAAGACTATATTAGCCTACCTCAATTTCTAAAAAACCTTCAAGAAGAGTTTGAAAAAGAAAATTCCTTAGCCATTGAACTTGCATCCAAATACTACAAGAGAATACCAGTAATCTACACTTCAACTGCTCTTTATCCTATAGCTTTAAGGTGGAAAGCACAGATTAACGAAAACTCAAAAGCCTTTTGCCATACCATGGAATTTCCCGAAATGAATCACAACGAAATAAATGGTATTAAGAACCCTGCTGGGAGATGCGAAGACCTTTGGGTTACTTTTCTCCAGGACGAGGAAGATCATCCGAGGATCAAACTCAGATTCGAGATTACAAAAGAGCTCATTGAGAACAGCATCCAGGGGTATTCAATAATAGAATCTAAAGGAAACAACTGGGTTCAACGAATCTTTTACCTCATTTATCTTGGAGACTATGTAAGCCTTTATCTGGCAAAATTTTACAAAGAAGACCCTATTTCAATTCCGCGTATCTCTGAACTAAAAAGGAGGCTCTCCCAATGA